GTGTGGGAGGGGGAGAGAAAAATTCTTGGATTAATACCCTGACGATGGTGACACGACGATGACTTTTTTTCCTTACATCAGCTCGGTTTTCGCCAATTTGAGTCGAATATTGGCAGGCTCTGGGGATGAGACCGCGACCGGCAGTTCCCAAACACCTTCTAGCGAAGATGGACAGCATCCTGGAGAGTTGTTGGCTTACGGCTGAGAGAACTGGCGACACTGGGAGAGGCCTTTCGAGATCCTTCACAGAGCGCCTACAAAACGTGACTGAACAGTAGGAAAAGGCGGAGTTGACTAGGCGGGCTAGCTGGTTACTTTGATGTTTCTGTGCTTGAGTTGGCTCTTCCTTTACCACCAAACCGTTGCATGACATCCTTCGATTTCTTTGAATGACAATTGATTCCTGATTTCCCGCTCTCCACAGGCTTTACGTTTCGTCCGCTAGGTTTGTCCAGTGACTCGCTCATGCTGATCGCCTACCCCGGAGAGCTATTTATGCGCGTGCTGAAACTGATGATTCTTCCCCTCGTGATAGCGAGCCTCATCAGCGGCTCGTCCAGCCTGAACGCGAAGCTGAATGGCAAGATAGCGCTCCGTACGTTTGTGTACTTTCTGACCACGTCGCTGCTAAATGCAATCCTCGGCACTACACTGGCGCTTATCATACATCCGGGAAATCCGACCGCCGAAAGTGCGGCGCACACGGAGCTACTTCGAGACACGGCGCCTCTCAACAAAGCCAAAACGGTGAGCCTCATGGACAGTGTGCTGGATCTGGGAAGGTAAGCGTAGCATACATGCATCCCAAGCATTTTAAGACATTCCGGTGGGAGGGTTTTCTTTCTGCTTGACAGGAACATCTTCCCGGATAACATCTTCCAGGCCGCTCTACAGCAAGCACACACCGTGTACGTTCCAAAGGAAATGCCCGGCATGGTGGGCAACGATACGGAACTGTCCCACACCTCCGCCCCGGTAAtggcctcctcctcctccgcctcCGCCTCCTCGGTGAATCTGATGGAATGGTCAACGGAGCAGAACGTGGAGTGGATCCGAATCGTCGAGTACCGTTCCGGCACCAACTCGCTCGGGATCGTGTTCTTCTGCCTGGTGTTTGGCACGCTGCTCGGCACGATTGGGCGCAAGGGGTACGTGGTGGTGCAGTTCTTTTCCGCCATCTTCGACGTGATCATGAAGATGGTGACGGGCGTGATGTGGCTGACGCCGATCGGCATCAGCAGCGTGATTGCGGGCAAAATCCTGAGCGTCGACGATGTGGGCTTCGTGATGACGCAGCTCGCCTGGTTCATCTTCACCATCGCGCTCGGCGTGTTTTTCTACCAGTGGATCATCCTGCAGGCGATCTACTTTGTGTTTCTGCGGAAAAACCCGTTCCGCTTCTACCTGGGGCTGGTGCAGCCCATCCTGACCGGCTTTGCGACGGCTTCGACCGCCGCCGCCCTTCCGCTGACCTTTCGCTGCATGAACGAGCGGCTTAAGATTGATTCGCGCATCACGCGCTTCGTGCTGCCGATCGGCTGCAACATCAACATGGACGGCACGGCACTGTTCATCGCGGTGGCGTCCATTTTTATCGCGCAGATGAGCAACATGAGCCTGAACGTGGGCCAGGTGGTGACCGTGGTGCTGACGTCAACGGCCGCCTCGATGAGCTCGGCCAGCATCCCGTCGGCTGcgctcgtgctgctgctgatcgcgCTGTCCGCCATCGATGCACCGATCAACAACGCGACGCTACTGTTTGCCATCGATTGGTTTGTGTAGGTGTCGGCCGGGTCTAAGGACTGCAGACAGCTCTGTCTTAAACTGTATTCGTGTGTTCTTCTCTTGCTATACCCATTCCGTACAGAGATCGCATCCGGACGACGAACAACCTGCTGGGCGATTGCTACGCTGCTGCCGTGGTGGAGCATCTGTCCCGCAACGAGCTGAAGATCTCCGACATTGATGCGTACTACAAGGACGACGACATTACGTCCGACGACCAGTGCGAGCAGGACGTGAACGGCAAGCGGAAGCTGTCCTTCCCCAACTCTGTGATCTTAAATGTAGAAGTGTCGACACCGGTTTCCAACACTtgaacaccccccccccccagaacAATACTGTTTTTAGAACGTAACTTTTATCCCACCCCACACATAGAGGACCACATAGGATTCCATACAGAGTAGAAAGAGagctgagagagagagagagagagagtgagttagaaagagagagagatagagagtatTGTTTTAAGAAAATAAAGTCCAAAGCCAAAGCTTTCCCACCCTGACGGCCCTTTCGGATGTGGCGTTTCGTGTTGAAAGGCAGAGAAAGAACACGTTGGGCTTATTTTTTCGCATAAAACATATCTTTATTTCACCTAAAATACACCTACCGGACAAATACTCGCATTATAAACATCTTCGCCTCtattacatacatacacagacacaccctCCCTTACGTTCTCTTCGTTCCATTCTCTAACATATGGCAGTTGCGCAGTTGCTTGTTTGTGGCCTTGtgtgggtggggggggggggggggggagatggtTTATTAAACGGGacgttttttgttaaaaatgctATCGCGCtgatttcataaaaaaaaacagtattaaaaaaaacaatcgcatGCCCGCATAGTTCGCattgttgcttcttcttctgctgagTAAAATTTGGTGTCCTTAAACGTTACACATTAGGTAGACGCGGTTATGTTATTGTTcctgtacacacacaaaaacgaacCACACACATGTTCATGGTTGGcagttaggttttttttttttaaatgaaacgcGCCTCGAACCCCGAGACACCGTTTGGTTAAATGCAAACTGTACtgtacaaatacacacacaaatacattcAGGCTTCCTTTGCTGGATGTTTGCTAATGCTAATCCGCACACGCGCGTGCACTAAAACCCCTTTGCTAGCCGCTTTTACTAGTTcgctttttaaaaataattaaaaattgccAATTACTTAAAATGGGATACAGCCCTAAAGCTTGCAGTCTTGTGTGATTCGCGAGAGTCGAGAGTGACTACTCCACTGTCCACGAATCGAGATGTAAACCTATGTAATAATGTCTTCCCCCTTTTCTGTCTCGGCCGGTTCTGTCTTACTCGCTCGACACACATTTACAATCTGGCAAACGAACGGAGTTGCGTTGCCGAGTTTTACTTTCACTGAGAGTATTTACAGTACTGTTGTATGTTAGCCGTACCTATCTACCTATCTATCTACTACACCTGTACAGTACGCCTAGCGATTGTAGCGGTGTGATTCaattctcacacacacacacacggaaggAGGGGAAGATGGACGGATGGACATCGCTGCCAGACTTActacacacaggcacacacacgcgctcttATCTACTATTTACAGTCGCGGATAGTCACATCttggaaggaggaggaggaggaggaggggatCTTGTGCTGGAGGAATCGCACCGGATTTGGAtcgaaataataattttactaCAACAATGGAGCTCTCGAACGCCGAATCGCTTCTCGCTCGATATGTACACGACCTTTGTTTTTGGGACAATACCTTACACCTACACAGCCATGCGAAGTGGGACGGACGGGGCGGCTCTCGGAGGGactatcccccccccccttctcagTACGGTTTCCGCTGACCGGCCGGACCGCGTTGCTGGGGTGGACGGGGCAGCGAAACCATATGGTGGGAGGTGGGCATTCCCGTCGACACGACGTGCGGCGAGATGGAGGGTGATCGTGTCGCCAGCGGCGACAGCGAAGGGGAAAAGCTCGGCGACATGGCTGACGAGGTGCTGAAGCCGGCGGCCGAATCGTGACTAATGGGCGACCGGGGCAGCAGGTACTGGTTGGGGGCGCCCCCATGATGGCTGCCCGGGTTGTTGCGCCCGGCAAAGACGGGCACGTTGATCGAGCGGGGCGCCACGTTCgtcagcagcggcggcggcagcgtcTTGACCGTGTGGTGCAGCGAGTTTTTGCTCTTCGCACTCGACGCCCCGCTGTTGCCGCTCTGCACCGACAGCGTGTCGTCCTTGAGGCGCGCAATCTCCGAAAACACGTGCGCCAGCGGCTGGTACTGGGGGCCCCAGTCGAGCAGGTAGTCCCAGTTGTAGCTGCCGGTCAGCTCCTCCTCGCTGTGCACGATCGAGCTGAGCGAACCGTTCATCGAGATGCCCTGCTGGTTGCCGACGACCGGCACGTCGCCGTACCCGCCCATCATCACGTGGTCGACGGTGGCGCCGATGCTGCCCGCGTTCGTGACCGTCTCGTCGACGCTGCTCGCCCGGTCGCTGTTGTTGGTGACGTCGTTCAGCTTGGCGTAGATCAGGTTGGTCAGGTCCGATTCCCGATGGTGCTCGTCGTCGTGGAACATGTGCAGCGTGTCGATCGGCAGCGTGTGCAGCATCGCGTCCTTCGAGCTGCCCAGCCCCATGCTCTCCGAGCAGCGGCGCGACGAGTTGGACGCATTGCCCGTCGTGCCGTTGTCGACGATGCCGAGCCGCGCCAGGTACTCCTGCGTGTTCTGCACCGACACGTCCGACAGGCGCCCGTCGAGCTGCAGGCCGTCGCGCTGCAGCGGTCCACCCTCGTTGATCATGCGGATCTCCTCGTCCTCGCCGTCGTCCTCGGCGGAGCCGCGCCCACTCGAGCCGGACTGCTCCGAGCCGGACAGCTCCGAGGTGGTGGCGGCGCCCGAGTTGGAGCTCGCCCCGTACGGCGGGATCTCGTCGTACTTGGGCGGTGCGAACTGGCCCGCACCCGTCGCTCCGCTGGACGACCCGCGGATGGGGATCGTATCGAAGGCGCTCGGGTCGACGTAGTTGTTCGAGTGGCCAACCGACTCCGAACTTAGCCCCGTCTTGTTCACGTGCTTCTGCTGCCGGTTGCGCATGTGCAGGAAGAGAAACACGGACGCTACGCCGACgatgatcagcagcagcgagaTCACTAGCCCGACCGCCCAGTTGGCGAATCCACCACCGGCCGACACGGACTGAGAGTTTTCATAGCCTCCACTTCCTCCGCTGCCACTGCCGAGCTCGTTACCCTTGAGATGTGCCAACGCGTCGATCGCGATCTCAACCACGGTCATGTTTGTGAGCGAACCCTGTCGACCGGAGCCGGCCGTCACCACCAGGCTAATGTCACGCCCAGCCTCCAGCATGGATGCCACGTTATCGAGCCGCTTCTTGATCAGAATGGCCCCCGTCGTACGGTTCATCTTGAAGTATGGATGCTGCGTCGTGAGCTGGTACACAATGCGTCCGTCCGGTCCACGATCCCGGTCCGTTGCCGTGACGTGCCCAACCACGTATCCCACCGGCAGCTGACCGGATTCGGGCGTCTTGATGACGAACCGGTACGTACGCTCCGTAAACTGTGGACTAAACTCGTCCCGGCTTTCAATTACGATCTTCACTCGCACGGTTTTCGACTTGCCGCCCGTATCGGTCGCTCGCAGTGCAAAGGCGTACCGGTTTTTCTCCTCGTAGTCGAACACggcgttcgagttgacgactccACTCGTGGGGTCCACCTTGAACAGCTTCCAGCTGTCATCCAGCCCGGAATAGGCACCGGAGAGCACACTGTCGATCGTGTAGTTCACGGTACCGAACGGCCCCCGGTCCATATCGGTCGCCCGGGCCGTGAAGATGCTGATGCCGATGGGTTCGTTCTCGCCCACGAACTCCAGATACTCGGGCACCGGGAACTGTGGCTCGTTGTCGTTCTCATCGGACAGTGCGATCGTGAACGGATGTACCGAGCAGCGCGGGGCCGAGTGGCTATCGCATGCACGCACCACCAGACTGTACTGCGTCGGGCCGTGATCGTAATCCAGGTACTTGTTGGTGTACAGCAGCCCCGACACCAGGTCGATCGAAAACATGCCACTGTCGTTGCCCGAAATGATCTGGTAGATCACCTCCGAGCTGGGCGAACCGGACAGATCGGCATCGAGGGCGGACAGCTTCGCGATGGAGTGCTTGATTGGTGCCAGCTCCCCGATCGTCGCCTCGTAGCTGCCCGGCTGGAACTCGGGCGCATTGTCGTTTGCGTCCTCCACCGTCACGATGACGCGGATGATCGTGCTGAGGCTCGCGTCGGGCCGGCTGATGTGCCTCGTGCCCGGTTCAACCGTCACCAGCTTCAGTTCGTAGTAGTCCACACGCTCGCGATCAAGCCGATCCACCAGCACGATCGCTCCCTCCGGATACGTCACATCGAACACCGAGCCCTCGTTACCGTCGATTATTTCGAACGCAATCGCCGTCTCTGCGCCG
This sequence is a window from Anopheles merus strain MAF chromosome 3R, AmerM5.1, whole genome shotgun sequence. Protein-coding genes within it:
- the LOC121597681 gene encoding excitatory amino acid transporter yields the protein MCSVYEMAQSQQSFLKQEAGQLSREDTLLKMADHRSSWSRVLADNKLILITLSGVLLGVIIGFTFRPLGLSSDSLMLIAYPGELFMRVLKLMILPLVIASLISGSSSLNAKLNGKIALRTFVYFLTTSLLNAILGTTLALIIHPGNPTAESAAHTELLRDTAPLNKAKTVSLMDSVLDLGRNIFPDNIFQAALQQAHTVYVPKEMPGMVGNDTELSHTSAPVMASSSSASASSVNLMEWSTEQNVEWIRIVEYRSGTNSLGIVFFCLVFGTLLGTIGRKGYVVVQFFSAIFDVIMKMVTGVMWLTPIGISSVIAGKILSVDDVGFVMTQLAWFIFTIALGVFFYQWIILQAIYFVFLRKNPFRFYLGLVQPILTGFATASTAAALPLTFRCMNERLKIDSRITRFVLPIGCNINMDGTALFIAVASIFIAQMSNMSLNVGQVVTVVLTSTAASMSSASIPSAALVLLLIALSAIDAPINNATLLFAIDWFVDRIRTTNNLLGDCYAAAVVEHLSRNELKISDIDAYYKDDDITSDDQCEQDVNGKRKLSFPNSVILNVEVSTPVSNT